The Drosophila innubila isolate TH190305 chromosome 3R unlocalized genomic scaffold, UK_Dinn_1.0 2_E_3R, whole genome shotgun sequence genome has a segment encoding these proteins:
- the LOC117792051 gene encoding uncharacterized protein LOC117792051 translates to MEDNSYSQLIEESIKLHFERNGTLDEMRSGLHVKVLKMLHDQKKLRKDEPLCGGELERRGLSHLLNQLIVDYFDWYGYKHTLETFSLETGIKSKKSREKLRRELNGNFDHKELPILLEMLMKQTNRDYSNQSEENQAQHVLAKVETTSSNSKKVPGPSLVVRELQQPEKKAPRPSSRAVESPIKVDKLHRPITPINYAPNSQAKVHVRQRMTEVVRKVPSNPKKVGKKSPEIAKPTSYDTDTASDSTKSSTEDDDNDTEESETFADIPNRYYYREQEPPERTYPHGYGEEGPYEGQHLQKPAKPLNSRKVEKSKAQKFYEMENKERKLKSSSKDMPKSPNTKSKTSDQSTSKRSRFLYQSFRRVNHSDDDLNMPVSKPKCPETVISSIKMDSADDSDEDSDVYL, encoded by the coding sequence atggaGGACAACTCGTATTCGCAGCTCATTGAGGAGAGCATCAAGTTGCATTTTGAGAGGAACGGAACGCTGGACGAGATGCGAAGTGGTTTGCATGTGAAGGTCCTGAAGATGCTTCATGACCAAAAGAAGCTACGAAAGGACGAACCTCTCTGCGGTGGTGAATTGGAAAGGCGAGGATTGTCGCATTTGCTCAATCAGCTGATTGTGGATTACTTTGATTGGTATGGCTATAAGCATACCCTGGAAACCTTTTCTCTGGAAACGGGCATTAAATCTAAAAAGTCACGCGAAAAGCTACGACGCGAACTGAATGGAAATTTTGATCACAAGGAGTTGCCTATCTTGTTGGAAATGCTGATGAAACAAACAAACCGAGATTATAGTAATCAATCGGAGGAGAATCAAGCACAGCATGTCCTAGCGAAGGTTGAGACAACTTCAAGTAACTCAAAGAAAGTCCCTGGTCCCAGCCTGGTTGTTAGAGAACTTCAACAGCCTGAGAAAAAAGCACCAAGACCTTCTTCCAGAGCTGTAGAATCTCCAATTAAAGTGGATAAACTTCATAGACCCATCACACCCATTAATTATGCTCCAAACTCCCAGGCAAAGGTTCATGTGCGTCAGCGCATGACGGAGGTGGTTAGAAAAGTTCCAAGTAATCCGAAGAAAGTTGGGAAAAAATCACCTGAAATTGCAAAGCCAACTAGTTACGATACGGATACAGCATCTGATTCCACAAAGTCTTCGACGgaagatgatgataatgatacgGAAGAAAGTGAAACATTTGCCGATATACCCAATAGGTATTACTATCGGGAGCAGGAACCTCCCGAGAGAACCTATCCACACGGTTACGGCGAAGAGGGTCCTTACGAAGGACAGCATCTACAAAAGCCAGCCAAGCCGTTAAACTCACGCAAAGTTGAGAAATCAAAGGCGCAGAAGTTCTatgaaatggaaaacaaaGAGAGGAAACTGAAAAGTAGCTCCAAGGATATGCCTAAATCCCCAAATACAAAGTCTAAAACATCTGATCAGAGCACAAGTAAACGAAGCCGGTTCTTGTATCAATCATTTCGTCGAGTGAATCATTCCGATGATGATCTGAACATGCCAGTTAGTAAACCCAAGTGTCCTGAAACTGTGATCAGTTCCATTAAAATGGATAGTGCTGATGACTCTGATGAGGATAGCGATGTCTACTTATGA
- the LOC117792242 gene encoding intraflagellar transport protein 56, translating into MLGCQATITVIVAILSRGKTDSASSRHVASGGGMQQQRKTPAPATLEDFIIKRDYTGARAFLEYANDEPEDEEGKAQDNEQQQRQIDQWIAYCNFHLGDYQQALNQYQDIKQRQEAVEPNLILNVAVCMFYLGLYEDAKQLIESMANTPLKQRLLFHLAHKLGDDQEWAQLLEELLNAPSVEQQLSLASMHYMRAHYQEAIDVYKRVLVDNKDFMAINVYLALCFYKLDYYDMSQEVLEVYLGQHGDSTIAINLKACNRFRLFSGRVAEQEIKNISDNDTFGADLIRHNLVVFRNGEGALRVLPSLLNIVPEARLNLAIYYLKQGDIQEAHALMKELQPTSPHEYILKGVVHAALGQQLGSKEHIKTAQQNLHLVGSSATECDTIPGRQSMASAFFLYEQFEEVLVYMNSIRSYFVNDDVFNYNFGQAKCATGYYKEAEELLMQIGDVDIKNQHTYCMILAKCHIHCGHPELAWNVFITRDTNAEAFLLLQLIANECYKCEEFWVAAKAFDMLEKLDPSPENWEGKRGACAGVLYALATKAHRGRPGGGISEVIGLLRESSNSQAESMIKTIRKHISSFK; encoded by the exons ATGTTGGGTTGCCAAGCAACCATAACCGTAATCGTAGCG ATACTTTCACGTGGAAAAACGGACTCGGCCAGCTCGCGGCATGTGGCCAGCGGCGGTGgcatgcaacagcagcgcaAGACACCAGCGCCGGCAACACTCGAGGATTTCATCATCAAGCGTGATTACACAGGAGCAAGAGCCTTCCTGGAG TACGCAAATGATGAGCCGGAGGATGAGGAGGGAAAGGCGCAGGATaatgaacagcagcagcgacaaatCGATCAATGGATTGCCTACTGCAATTTCCACTTGGGCGACTATCAACAGGCTTTAAATCAATACCAGGACATCAAACAGCGCCAGGAGGCAGTGGAACCAAACTTAATACTCAATGTGGCCGTTTGCATGTTCTACTTGGGCCTCTATGAGGACGCAAAACAGCTCATCGAGAGCATGGCGAATACTCCGTTAAAGCAGCGACTGCTTTTTCATCTCGCCCACAAACTGGGCGATGATCAAGAATGGGCACAATTGCTGGAGGAACTGCTGAATGCACCCAGCGTGGAGCAGCAATTGAGTTTGGCGTCAATGCATTATATGCGTGCCCATTATCAGGAGGCCATTGATGTCTATAAGCGTGTCCTGGTCGACAACAAGGATTTTATGGCCATCAATGTATATCTGGCACTGTGCTTCTATAAGCTAGACTACTATGACATGTCCCAGGAGGTGCTCGAGGTGTATCTCGGACAACATGGCGACAGCACCATTGCCATCAATCTAAAGGCCTGCAATCGCTTTCGACTTTTCAGCGGTCGCGTTGCCGAGCAGGAGATTAAAAACATTTCCGACAACGATACATTTGGAGCGGATTTGATTCGTCACAATCTGGTGGTATTTCGCAATGGTGAAGGGGCTCTGAGGGTGTTGCCAAGCCTGCTCAATATAGTGCCCGAGGCGCGCTTAAATCTGGCCATATACTATCTGAAGCAGGGCGATATTCAGGAGGCACATGCTCTGATGAAGGAGCTGCAACCCACTTCCCCTCATGAATACATTCTCAAGGGTGTGGTGCATGCTGCACTGGGACAACAACTCGGATCG AAGGAACACATAAAGACGGCACAGCAGAATCTTCATCTGGTGGGCAGCTCAGCCACCGAATGCGATACAATACCAGGACGTCAGAGTATGGCTTCGGCATTCTTTCTGTACGAACAGTTCGAGGAGGTGCTCGTCTATATGAACTCCATTCGCAGTTACTTTGTGAATGATGATGTTTTCAACTATAATTTTGGCCAGGCCAAGTGTGCCACAGGATACTACAAGGAGGCCGAGGAGCTGTTGATGCAGATTGGCGATgttgatattaaaaatcagCATACTTACTGCATGATACTGGCCAAGTGTCACATACACTGTGGCCATCCGGAGTTGGCCTGGAATGTCTTCATCACCAGGGACACAAATGCCGAGGCTTTTCTTCTGCTTCAGCTAATTGCCAACGAGTGTTACAAGTGTGAGGAGTTCTGGGTGGCTGCCAAGGCATTCGATATGCTCGAGAA ACTCGACCCCAGTCCAGAGAACTGGGAGGGAAAACGGGGCGCCTGTGCGGGAGTATTATATGCCTTGGCTACGAAGGCGCATCGTGGACGTCCGGGAGGTGGAATTTCCGAGGTAATTGGACTGTTGCGTGAATCCTCAAACTCTCAGGCAGAGTCCATGATTAAGACCATTCGAAAGCACATAAGTAGTTTTAAGTGA
- the LOC117790646 gene encoding uncharacterized protein LOC117790646 isoform X1 — protein MCEIPENFLTSDLVHHPRCDKPKFDLSLHNTVSSKLWAHARFMFVFENGDLNLAAHYLAERMHEPFEPFPFACVAVQQSVRDDFIERVRSRFHQVKPHVAMHPNFERSLNELKMGNVKYVVAKNENAPPFASPILVTDNVIHLFFSSSPSGVVTLKSFNTILEAQKIYTMETLAFDVVHIFDESITSVYTLASAITSIQLYVNCVDVCTMPILPYYGMRQCRALLHDGYHFETLELNGIWRIIVFPYTTTLVHACICPKGQCTCNADNKVCVG, from the exons ATGTGCGAAATACCTGAGAACTTCTTAACATCCGATTTAGTGCACCATCCGCGATGCGATAAGCCTAAGTTTGATTTG AGTTTACACAATACAGTGAGTAGTAAGCTATGGGCACATGCGCGATTCATGTTCGTCTTTGAGAACGGAGATCTCAATTTGGCAGCACACTATTTGGCAGAGAGAATGCACGAACCCTTCGAGCCGTTTCCCTTCGCCTGCGTGGCCGTGCAACAATCGGTAAGGGATGATTTCATCGAGCGCGTTAGAAGTCGCTTTCATCAGGTGAAGCCCCATGTGGCAATGCATCCAAACTTTGAGCGTAGTCTGAACGAACTGAAGATGGGTAATGTGAAATATGTGGTTGCCAAAAATGAGAATGCCCCACCATTTGCAAGTCCCATTCTCGTGACGGACAATGTAATCCATTTGTTTTTTAGCAGCAGTCCATCGGGTGTGGTCACATTGAAGAGTTTTAATACAATTCTGGAGGCACAAAAGATATATACCATGGAGACACTGGCCTTCGATGTGGTCCACATCTTCGATGAGAGCATCACGAGCGTTTACACACTGGCATCGGCGATCACTTCTATTCAGTTGTATGTAAACTGTGTCGATGTTTGTACTATGCCCATTTTACCTTATTATGGCATGAGACAATGTCGTGCCCTTCTACATGATGGCTACCATTTTGAGACCTTGGAACTGAACGGTATCTGGAGGATCATTGTCTTTCCATATACAACTACATTGGTTCATGCTTGCATTTGCCCAAAAGGTCAGTGTACTTGCAATGCTGATAATAAGGTTTGCGTTGGTTAA
- the LOC117790646 gene encoding uncharacterized protein LOC117790646 isoform X2, with translation MCEIPENFLTSDLVHHPRCDKPKFDLSLHNTVSSKLWAHARFMFVFENGDLNLAAHYLAERMHEPFEPFPFACVAVQQSVRDDFIERVRSRFHQVKPHVAMHPNFERSLNELKMAVHRVWSH, from the exons ATGTGCGAAATACCTGAGAACTTCTTAACATCCGATTTAGTGCACCATCCGCGATGCGATAAGCCTAAGTTTGATTTG AGTTTACACAATACAGTGAGTAGTAAGCTATGGGCACATGCGCGATTCATGTTCGTCTTTGAGAACGGAGATCTCAATTTGGCAGCACACTATTTGGCAGAGAGAATGCACGAACCCTTCGAGCCGTTTCCCTTCGCCTGCGTGGCCGTGCAACAATCGGTAAGGGATGATTTCATCGAGCGCGTTAGAAGTCGCTTTCATCAGGTGAAGCCCCATGTGGCAATGCATCCAAACTTTGAGCGTAGTCTGAACGAACTGAAGATGG CAGTCCATCGGGTGTGGTCACATTGA